The Chloroflexota bacterium sequence TTTGGCGCGAACCTGGATTTCCCCTGAACACGAAAACCCATACCGGCCCTGGTATGTGATGGTGGTCAGCGATCAGAACAAGGTCATTCGCAATGGCATCTACGAACAGCCGCCCACCGCCGATGAAATTCAGGAAGAATTGCTCAAAGCGATGAAGCGCCCCATGCTCGGATCGGGTTCCAAGCGCCGCCCGCAGAAGTTAATATTCGATGATGAAGCGCTGCTTCAGGAACTCGCCCCGGTTTTGGATGCGATTGAGATTGCGAGCGAATTTCGGCGCGATCTGCCTTTTGCGAACCCTACCCTTCGCGAGCTAGAGCAAATGATGAACCGCGGTTACCCGGAGCCAGAAAGCCTGTTATCCATCCCGGGGGCGACGGTGCCATTGTTGGGGAAAGTTTTCGAGGCTGCAGCCGATTTCTATCGTATTGCCCCCTGGGAATTGCTGCCCTATGAGGTAGCAATGGAAATCCGTTATCCGGTGGATGGAGCGACGCGCTATGCTGTGGTGATGGGAGGCGCCGGTGAGAGTTTCGGGATCTTTGTGAGCGACGATCTGGTAGGGTTGCAGCGCATATTCCACGAATTTGACCCCCCAGGGCTTGCCAGCGAACTCAAATTCTTCTCGCTGACCTACGATACGGCGATATATTTTGCGTTCGACGATCTGGATGCAATTGCTCAATATGGTTGGCCGATCCCCAATCCAAACGCATACCCCAGTATTATGCGCTTCAGTCCAGAGAAAGAGTTTTTTCTCCCCTCGCTTAACGACATTTTTTGGCTAGAAGCCGTGTTACCGGCCCTTGGCGAATATTTCGAAAATCACTTTGATGTGGATGAATTCGAGCGCGAACGCCAGTATACCTTCGATGTAGGTATACTGGCGGGGCGAGCAGATGTTTATTTGCAACTGCCCATCGATATCGAATAATAGAGTTGTTCCCAAATAACTACCATCTCGGTATCCCCCGCCGCAGGCGGGGAAAAGTCAGGAACAGGTTTAACAATCAGGGTGCAGCGGTTATTCCTTTGCCCTTATTTTGCGTTAGATGTTTCATTTTGCGAATTCCCAGGGGCATAGTTTTCGTTCAAGCCAATCCACCGAGAAATATAATCCCAACCCTAATAAACTCATCGCCATGATTCCGGCGTACATGGCCGGGTAGTCGAAGAGCGTGCTACCTTTGAGATAGATATAGTAGCCCAGACCGCGTTGCGTGGCAAAAAGCTCGGCCACATATAGCACCGCCACCGCCGTCCCGACAGATTGGCGCAGCCCGGTGAGAATAGCGGGTAGGCTGGCTGGCAGGTACACATAGCGGAATAGTGCCCGCCGCCCAGCCCCCAGGCTGCGCACACTCTGGATCAACTCCGGGCGCAGGCTGGCAGCCTGATCGCGCACCAGTACTAAAATTTGGAAAAATAGAATAATAAAGATGATCGCAATTTTGGGCATATCGCCAAGCCCAAAGAGTAGAATCAGCACTGGGACGAGAACCACTTTTGGGATCGGGTAGAGCAGGTAAATTAGCGGCGAGAAAATTGCATTCATGCGCGGCGACTGTCCCAAAATCAGCCCCGCGGGAGAAGCCAGTAGAATTGCTAATGCTGTGCTGGCAAACACACGCCACAGGCTGACGGCGAAATGTGGCAGTAGATCGCCCCCCAATTCGCGGAAAAATGCCGGGATAACCCGGATGGGGGAGGGCAAGATCGGCTGATCGATGAGCCAGGCGGCGATATGCCAGATGGTGAAGAGCGCCAGTACAGCATAAATCAGATCGCGGCGTTTCATGGCAAATCCATTTGAGCGCGTAGGTCGCGGCAGATATTCACATATGCATCGCTGCCGCGGAAATTATCGCTTCCGGCCTGTGGATTTTTAATCACCCGCGGGTGTGTGTTGGGTGGCTCCCCCAGCAGCAGGATTTTTTTGCCGAGAATGGCGGCCTCTTCAATGGTGTGTGTGACAATCAGCAGGGTCAGATTTTGCTCGGCCTGTAACTCCAGGGTCAGGCTTTGCAAGTCTTCGCGCGTGGGGGCATCTAGTGATGAGAAGGGTTCATCCATTAGCAGCAGATCAGGTTCCAGCGCCAAAGTGCGCGCAATCGCGGTGCGCTGGCGCTGCCCGCCGGATAGCTGCCCCGGGTATTTTTCGGCATGGGGGAGCAATCTTAAACGATCCAGCCAGGGGTCAACATTCAGGGATGGTTGAAAATCTTGCGGCGCGTGGGTGCCATCTGGGCCGTAAAAGCCGCGGATTCGCAAGCCAAGTTGAGCGTTCTCGCGCACGGTAGCCCAATGCAACAGGCCATATTCTTGAATAATCAGCCCGGTGTACGGGCGCGGCCGCGTAATGCGTTCCTCGTTGACGAGGACATCCCCAGCCGCAGGAAAGCGCAACCCCGCGATCAGATACAGCAGCGTTGATTTGCCGCATCCTGAAGGGCCAAGCACCGCCCAGGTTTCGCCGCGCTGAATCTTCCAGGAGAAATCCTGAAAGATCGGCTTTTGGTTGGGGTATGCGAAAGTGAGCGCGTTCAGTAGGATCATGGCAAGGGTAGATTTTATCCTATTATTTCTTTTGTGGCCGGGCTATATCTTGGCGGAGTATCCTAAAACAAGAGTACGGAGCGGCTACGCCGCTCCGTACTCTTGTTTTGGATTATCTATGCAAAAAAGAATTAAGGCAAATACTCCGCTGTCACCGAGTCGCCGTAGGCAACATCGGTATCCAGCAAACCTTTGCCCGTGGCCCAGGCTACAGCATCATCCCACTGCGCTTGTGAGGGCACGCCCGCGGTGGGGAAGGGGTTGACCTGGTAGGTTTCCAGCAATGGGCCGGGGACCAAACCTTGTTCCCCCATTAGAGCGGTATATTGCGCGGGATTGGCGTTGATTTTCTCCACGGCTTGCTCAACCGCTGCCAGGAAGGCTTTAATCGCTTCGGGGTTGGCATCAATGATATCTTTGCGGAAGGAAAAGACGCTCAAACCATATTCGGGGTGGCTGGTATCGTCAACAACAACCGTTGCACCGCCCAACAAGGCCATCGAAGAAGCCGGATCGGGCAACATGGCCGCCTGCATATCGCCAGAACCGAGCAATGCCAGACGGTCGGGGATTTTTGGCACAGAGATGGTGGCGATTTCATCGGTGGTAAAGCCCTCGGCTTCTAGCAGGCGGTCGGTCAGGTAAGCGATCACGGTGCCATCTGAGATGCCGATTTCAACACCCTTGAGGTCTTCCACATTTGCGATGCCGCTGTCTTTGGCTGCCAAAATGCGGAAGAGCGGCGCGGTTCTGGTGGCGGCGCGGGCGGTGCGCACAATTTGCACCTGAACTTCGTCTTTATTGTAGAAAAGTGTGGAAACAATCTCGTTGAGCATCCCGTCGGCGCTGCCCGCGGCGATGATCTGGTCGCGCTCAGGGGCGGATGCCACCGGTATGATTTCCACGTTCACGCCCTGGGCCTCGAAAAATCCCTCCTGGGCAGCCACATGGATAGGGAGTGTATCCAGCACCGGGAGCAGAGCCACCTTCAGGGTCGCTGGTTCGGACTTCCCGCCGCAGGCGCCTAACATCATACCCAATAAAACAATTACGAATAGAATCATGGCGAACTTATTTTTTGTAAACATTATACTTATCCTTTTGTGTTTTTTTGATGAGGCCAAGAAAGCAAGCTGTGCATCTCTGGCTTTATAAATTTTCCAAATGGTGAATGCGTTCCTCGGAGATGCCAAGACTGCGTAGCAGCACGGTTTGCAGCCCCGGCAGCGCCCGTTTTGGCGTGGGATGTCCGGTATGTACCCACTCGATGATGACCTCGTTGATCGCGCCCATCCAGGCGTAAGCCGCGATTTCGGTATCGAGGGGCAGAATATCGCCTTCTTGTACGGCTTCGTCGAGATGCTGCTGAATGAGCCGGATGAAACGCAGGTGGATTTCGCGTTGCTTTTTTTCGAAGGCCGCCCCCAGGCCAACCGCTTGTATCAGGAATATTTTGGCTAATTTCTGGTACGAAGTAAAGGTTTCCATGCAAATGCACAAAGCGGTATTTACCCGACGAACGCCGCTGGTTTCTTTGTCGATGGCTTCCTTTAGCCGCTTTTCGAGAATTGCGGCGAACTCATCCACCAGCCCGAGGAAAATCTCTTCTTTGCTGGGGAAGTGGAAATAGACCGCGCCTTTCGAAGTTTGCGAATCGCTGACAATATCGGCTACGCTGGTATTGTGGTAGCCGTTTTGGGCAAAACGTTCTACGGCGGCATCCAGAATACGCTGGCGGGTGGTCTTTTCAGTTTCAAGCATGGATGATCTCACAATCAGACCGACCGGTCGGTCTCTATGCGGTGAAGAATAGCACAGCGTACAATTTTTGTCAAACAGGCGTGACGTACAAAACGATATTTGGTCAATTTAATGCACGGATAGTCTCCCTTTCGGGTGTTGATATGGAAAATGCCCGCCAACACTCTATGAAAGGACTACCAATGCGCGTTTGAACGAAATAATGGTGAAAACGATAATGGTCAAAAGCAGCTTGGAAATGCAATTTCTAAAACGAAGTACACTACTTTTGTATTCATCAGGAGCATTTTGTACACCAATACCTTTGAAAATTTTAACGCGAATGAGCGCGAATGGCGCTAATCACGCGAATTTATTCTGAATAACATTCGCGAAATTTGCGCTATTCGTGGCATTCGCGTTTCAGCCTAAATGAGTGATGTGTTCAGAATGTTGTTGACCAACACAGAAGTACACTACTTTCAATTCATAAAATAGGATAATTGTAGTCCGATTATTATGCTTGCTGGATGACTTTTATCACTCTCTGAATAAAGTTTGGTTGTGCTAGAATGGGTTCGGTGAAAGAGCGCTATTTTTCTTCCAATACCATCGATATTCAGGCTGCGCAGATGCTCCATCAGGTAAGCTCCCGCCCTCGAGAGCTTGCTTTGATTCCGAAGCATAGCGCTCTGCTAGTTTTGGATATGCAAGAATATTTCTTGTCACCTGAATCACATGCATATATTCCCAGTGCGGCGGCAATTCTCCCTGGCCTGCAAAACCTGATTGACGCGTTCTCGCAGCGCAATTGCCCAATCTTCTTCACGCAGCACATCAACACCCCCGAGAATGCGGCTATGATGGGTCAGTGGTGGCGTGAAATTATTTTCATTGAAAATCCCCTCAGCGTGATTGCCCCCCAATTCGATACGCGCGCTGGCGTGATATTACAGAAGCCGCAATACGATGCATTTTATCAGACTGATCTTGATGATCGTCTGCGCCGCCTGAATGTGAGCCAACTTGTCATTTGTGGTGTAATGACTCATCTTTGCTGTGAAACCACCGCCCGTTCTGCTTTTGTGCGCGGCTTCGAAATTTTCTTCCCTGTAGATGGCACGGCTACCTACAATGCCGTTTTCCACGGCGCCACGCTTACCAACCTGGCCCACGGCTTCGCACACCTTTGCCTCATCGCTGATATTTTGGCCTTTTTTGAATCCAATGGATAAAATTACTCCATTGCAAAGAAATATATTCACCGCAGAGTTCGCTGAGAAATATCAAAGAAAAACTCTGCGCTCGCCTGTGCCCTTTAGGGTACTGCGTTCTCCGCTGTCTTTGTGTTCAGATGAAAATTAACCCGGTTGCAATTATCGGCGCTGGCCCGGCGGGGTTGGCAGCCGCTATTCAGATCAAACGCTTTGGTATCGATCCGCTGATTTTTGAGATGGACGCTCCCGGTGGTTTGTTGCGCAATGCCAATCTGGTGGAGAATTACCCTGGTTTTCCTCGTGGAATCGCAGGTATCAAACTGGTGCGCCTCTTCGAGCGTCAGGCTCAAGCTGTAGGGGTGGAGCTGACTCGCTCGCGCGTGACTCAGCTCGATTGGGATGGCACTGCCTTCCGGCTGGATACTCCCTACGGAGCGCGTGTTGCCCGACGGGTGGTCGTCGCCACAGGGACGCGGCCGCGCACCTTTAGCGATTTTGCCATCCCCGCATCCCTGACCGGGCGCGTGGTCTACGAAGTTTTCCAACTTTTTGGCGTGACAGGTAAGCAGATTGCCATCGTTGGCGCGGGGGATGCGGCTTTTGATTATGCCCTGAATCTGGCAGGACGCGGCAACACGGTGACGATTCTGAATCGCAGCGATGAACTCAAATGCCTGCCTTTATTGTGGGAGCGCTCGCAAGTCGAGCCGCGCATCCGCTATCTGGCGCATACGACGGTTGAAACGCTAGAGCCGGGCACGAATGATGGCCTTTTGTTGCGCTGCATTTCGAGGCGCGAAAAACTTGAAATCCAGGCCGATTATCTCTTAGGCGCGATTGGCCGCGTTCCACGTTTGGATACAATATCCCCGCGCGTGCAGGATCAAGCCCAGAGCCTGGAAAGT is a genomic window containing:
- a CDS encoding TetR/AcrR family transcriptional regulator, with translation MLETEKTTRQRILDAAVERFAQNGYHNTSVADIVSDSQTSKGAVYFHFPSKEEIFLGLVDEFAAILEKRLKEAIDKETSGVRRVNTALCICMETFTSYQKLAKIFLIQAVGLGAAFEKKQREIHLRFIRLIQQHLDEAVQEGDILPLDTEIAAYAWMGAINEVIIEWVHTGHPTPKRALPGLQTVLLRSLGISEERIHHLENL
- a CDS encoding NAD(P)/FAD-dependent oxidoreductase; protein product: MKINPVAIIGAGPAGLAAAIQIKRFGIDPLIFEMDAPGGLLRNANLVENYPGFPRGIAGIKLVRLFERQAQAVGVELTRSRVTQLDWDGTAFRLDTPYGARVARRVVVATGTRPRTFSDFAIPASLTGRVVYEVFQLFGVTGKQIAIVGAGDAAFDYALNLAGRGNTVTILNRSDELKCLPLLWERSQVEPRIRYLAHTTVETLEPGTNDGLLLRCISRREKLEIQADYLLGAIGRVPRLDTISPRVQDQAQSLESRALLYFIGDVKNGIYRQTSIAVGDGVRAAMQIYQQIENI
- a CDS encoding ABC transporter permease; this translates as MKRRDLIYAVLALFTIWHIAAWLIDQPILPSPIRVIPAFFRELGGDLLPHFAVSLWRVFASTALAILLASPAGLILGQSPRMNAIFSPLIYLLYPIPKVVLVPVLILLFGLGDMPKIAIIFIILFFQILVLVRDQAASLRPELIQSVRSLGAGRRALFRYVYLPASLPAILTGLRQSVGTAVAVLYVAELFATQRGLGYYIYLKGSTLFDYPAMYAGIMAMSLLGLGLYFSVDWLERKLCPWEFAK
- a CDS encoding ATP-binding cassette domain-containing protein, with the translated sequence MILLNALTFAYPNQKPIFQDFSWKIQRGETWAVLGPSGCGKSTLLYLIAGLRFPAAGDVLVNEERITRPRPYTGLIIQEYGLLHWATVRENAQLGLRIRGFYGPDGTHAPQDFQPSLNVDPWLDRLRLLPHAEKYPGQLSGGQRQRTAIARTLALEPDLLLMDEPFSSLDAPTREDLQSLTLELQAEQNLTLLIVTHTIEEAAILGKKILLLGEPPNTHPRVIKNPQAGSDNFRGSDAYVNICRDLRAQMDLP
- a CDS encoding ABC transporter substrate-binding protein, whose amino-acid sequence is MFTKNKFAMILFVIVLLGMMLGACGGKSEPATLKVALLPVLDTLPIHVAAQEGFFEAQGVNVEIIPVASAPERDQIIAAGSADGMLNEIVSTLFYNKDEVQVQIVRTARAATRTAPLFRILAAKDSGIANVEDLKGVEIGISDGTVIAYLTDRLLEAEGFTTDEIATISVPKIPDRLALLGSGDMQAAMLPDPASSMALLGGATVVVDDTSHPEYGLSVFSFRKDIIDANPEAIKAFLAAVEQAVEKINANPAQYTALMGEQGLVPGPLLETYQVNPFPTAGVPSQAQWDDAVAWATGKGLLDTDVAYGDSVTAEYLP
- a CDS encoding isochorismatase family protein, translated to MGSVKERYFSSNTIDIQAAQMLHQVSSRPRELALIPKHSALLVLDMQEYFLSPESHAYIPSAAAILPGLQNLIDAFSQRNCPIFFTQHINTPENAAMMGQWWREIIFIENPLSVIAPQFDTRAGVILQKPQYDAFYQTDLDDRLRRLNVSQLVICGVMTHLCCETTARSAFVRGFEIFFPVDGTATYNAVFHGATLTNLAHGFAHLCLIADILAFFESNG